In one window of Fibrobacter sp. UWB5 DNA:
- a CDS encoding type III pantothenate kinase: protein MKKTAEKKNTISFVVDVGNSHTVIGIFKDTKVVDYWRLTTRKETTSDEVMNKVGGLLRFSKIKSEEITHVGLSTVVPALERPWIKALDSLLKKRVQVVNSKNCMGLQINYQNPSMAGADRLCNVVAMREAGFKNAIVVDMGTATTFDVMKDGAFAGGVIIPGINASLDALTEKAARLLPVTIEWPDAVVADNTDDAIRAGLLYGFLAQLEFLIGKIKKEMGCDDMPVYATGGWGKTIARRTSLIDKYDPFLTLRGIRLVALNGTATSAYSEESRDAEEE, encoded by the coding sequence ATGAAAAAGACTGCTGAAAAGAAGAATACGATTTCCTTTGTGGTCGATGTGGGCAACTCCCACACGGTGATTGGCATTTTTAAGGATACCAAGGTTGTTGATTATTGGCGCCTGACCACCCGCAAGGAAACCACCTCTGATGAAGTGATGAATAAAGTGGGCGGCCTATTGAGGTTCTCCAAGATTAAGTCCGAAGAGATTACCCACGTGGGACTTTCTACCGTGGTGCCCGCTTTGGAACGCCCTTGGATCAAGGCTTTGGATTCCTTGCTTAAAAAACGTGTGCAGGTGGTGAATTCCAAGAACTGCATGGGTTTGCAGATTAATTACCAGAACCCGTCTATGGCCGGTGCCGACCGTTTGTGCAATGTGGTTGCCATGCGCGAGGCTGGCTTCAAGAATGCGATTGTCGTGGATATGGGGACCGCTACCACTTTCGACGTCATGAAGGATGGCGCCTTTGCGGGTGGCGTGATTATTCCCGGCATTAACGCAAGCCTGGATGCCTTGACGGAAAAGGCCGCGCGTCTTTTGCCTGTGACGATTGAATGGCCCGATGCTGTAGTGGCGGACAATACCGATGACGCAATCCGCGCTGGTCTTCTGTATGGATTCCTTGCTCAGTTGGAGTTCCTGATCGGAAAAATCAAGAAGGAAATGGGCTGCGATGACATGCCCGTCTATGCGACCGGTGGTTGGGGGAAAACCATCGCTCGTAGAACATCCTTGATTGATAAATACGATCCGTTTTTGACGCTGCGAGGGATTCGTCTGGTAGCGTTGAACGGGACGGCAACTTCTGCTTACAGCGAAGAGTCGCGGGACGCCGAGGAAGAATAA
- a CDS encoding GGDEF domain-containing protein → MCLCVHVFNVFLFWEFGLYPLVVLNAVSSAIYVIFLTFFKNENLRISFAYFEIIIFSAMTELISGGHFGTLTFVIGMEAVIFFMLPYSNRKKHIYQLIGAALAVAISLISVFNYSLYPELMDLVLLHSSFVKVLNLIITLFSLFYLTNLYLVELRTTREKLDYNSNHDMLTGLYNRRFFEGIMKRSKEEKETSYSVAMLDVDDFKKINDTYGHETGDKVLAAVSKCIESCLPQNGVAVRWGGEEFVLYLPQADSAQAEGILNCFRTKLSEQVIYHRGTRVSITATIGLCTGESIADYEEYIRQADEKLYWGKQHGKNQIVK, encoded by the coding sequence ATGTGTCTGTGCGTCCACGTTTTTAACGTGTTCCTGTTCTGGGAATTTGGACTGTATCCGTTGGTCGTTTTGAATGCCGTCAGCTCTGCGATATACGTTATTTTCTTGACTTTTTTTAAGAACGAAAATCTCAGAATTTCTTTCGCCTACTTTGAAATCATTATATTCTCTGCCATGACGGAATTGATTTCTGGCGGCCATTTTGGTACCTTGACTTTTGTTATTGGCATGGAGGCGGTGATTTTCTTTATGCTGCCTTATTCCAACAGGAAAAAACACATATATCAGCTTATTGGTGCTGCGCTTGCGGTTGCAATTAGCTTGATTTCCGTTTTTAATTATTCCCTTTATCCAGAACTGATGGATTTGGTTCTGCTTCACAGCTCTTTTGTGAAAGTCTTGAACTTGATCATTACGCTGTTCTCGCTGTTCTATTTGACCAACCTTTATTTGGTGGAACTGAGAACCACTCGTGAAAAGTTGGACTACAACAGTAATCATGACATGCTGACCGGACTCTATAACCGTCGATTCTTTGAAGGTATCATGAAACGTAGCAAAGAGGAAAAAGAAACCTCTTACTCCGTGGCTATGTTGGATGTGGATGACTTCAAGAAAATTAACGATACATACGGCCATGAAACGGGTGATAAGGTTTTGGCTGCGGTGAGCAAGTGTATTGAAAGTTGCCTTCCCCAGAATGGCGTGGCAGTTCGTTGGGGTGGTGAAGAATTTGTGCTGTATTTGCCGCAGGCGGATAGTGCCCAAGCTGAGGGTATTTTGAACTGTTTTAGAACCAAACTTTCGGAACAGGTGATTTATCATAGGGGGACTCGCGTCTCCATTACGGCGACGATCGGCCTTTGCACGGGTGAAAGTATTGCTGACTACGAGGAATACATCCGCCAGGCGGACGAAAAGCTGTACTGGGGTAAACAACACGGCAAGAACCAGATCGTTAAATAG
- a CDS encoding UDP-glucuronic acid decarboxylase family protein, translated as MRCLVTGGAGFLGSHLCERLLNDGHEVICLDNYFTGRLMNVDHLRDNHRFELIRHDVTEPILLEVDRIFNLACPASPIHYQFNPVKTIKTSVMGAINMLGMAKRVKARILQASTSEVYGDPAVHPQTEDYWGNVNPIGIRSCYDEGKRVAETLFMDYHRQNNVDIRIVRIFNTYGPRMLMNDGRVVSNFIVQALKGEDITIYGDGSQTRSFCYVDDLIEGFIRMMNQDKIIGPVNIGNPGEFTMLELAKEVLELTSSKSKIVYKPLPGDDPKMRRPNIDLAKSALGWEPTIPLRQGLEKTIVYFDKLLKDNKQ; from the coding sequence ATGCGCTGTCTAGTTACTGGTGGGGCTGGTTTTTTGGGAAGTCACTTGTGTGAACGTCTTTTGAACGACGGACACGAGGTTATTTGCCTTGACAACTACTTTACGGGTCGTTTGATGAATGTCGACCACCTGCGCGACAATCATCGCTTCGAACTGATCCGCCACGATGTGACAGAACCGATTCTGTTGGAAGTGGACCGCATCTTTAACTTGGCATGCCCCGCAAGCCCCATCCATTACCAGTTTAATCCGGTAAAGACCATCAAGACGAGCGTGATGGGTGCCATCAACATGCTTGGCATGGCCAAGCGCGTAAAAGCACGCATCTTGCAGGCAAGCACCAGCGAAGTCTATGGCGATCCGGCCGTGCATCCGCAGACCGAAGACTATTGGGGAAACGTGAACCCGATCGGCATCCGTAGCTGCTACGATGAAGGCAAACGCGTCGCCGAAACCCTGTTCATGGATTACCACCGCCAGAACAATGTGGATATCCGCATCGTGCGAATTTTTAACACCTACGGCCCGCGCATGCTCATGAACGATGGCCGCGTCGTCAGTAACTTTATTGTGCAGGCGCTCAAGGGCGAAGACATCACCATTTACGGTGACGGTAGCCAGACCCGTAGCTTCTGCTATGTAGACGACTTAATCGAAGGCTTTATCCGCATGATGAACCAGGACAAGATTATTGGACCGGTCAACATCGGAAACCCCGGCGAATTTACGATGCTTGAACTTGCTAAAGAAGTTCTTGAACTCACGAGTTCCAAAAGCAAGATCGTGTACAAGCCGCTTCCGGGTGATGACCCTAAGATGCGCCGTCCGAACATTGACCTTGCAAAATCCGCTCTCGGCTGGGAACCGACGATTCCCTTGCGTCAGGGCCTCGAAAAGACGATTGTGTATTTCGACAAGCTTTTAAAAGACAATAAACAATAA
- the trpS gene encoding tryptophan--tRNA ligase, with translation MKKISLTGIKPTGTPHLGNYLGAIRPALELSKTYDTVYFIADYHALTTVQNGAEMRANIYKIAATWLALGLNPEEGLFYKQSDIPEIFELSWALSCFTPKGFMNRAHAYKDKVAKNEAAGEDPDANVNMGLYCYPCLMDADILMFSADIVPVGKDQKQHVEFARDIAIKFNKHFGEDVFTIPEPVFQETTGIIPGLDGRKMSKSYDNVIDIFLESKALKKKIGKIVTNSQGIEEPKDPDTCNVFKLYKLFATPEQTEALAARYRAGGMGWGHAKQELQNVLEEHLGPAREKYFYLLSHTEEIDKILAYGKEKARVKSKAMMEKVRSLLGTY, from the coding sequence ATGAAAAAAATTTCACTCACGGGCATCAAGCCCACCGGCACTCCTCACTTGGGTAACTACTTGGGCGCAATTCGCCCGGCTCTTGAACTTTCGAAGACCTACGATACGGTATACTTCATTGCCGATTACCATGCTTTGACTACGGTGCAGAACGGCGCCGAAATGCGCGCCAACATCTACAAGATTGCTGCAACCTGGCTTGCTCTCGGCCTGAACCCGGAAGAAGGCTTGTTCTACAAGCAGAGTGATATTCCTGAAATTTTCGAACTCAGCTGGGCTTTGAGCTGCTTTACGCCGAAGGGTTTCATGAACCGCGCTCACGCTTACAAGGACAAGGTGGCGAAGAACGAAGCCGCCGGCGAAGATCCGGATGCCAACGTGAACATGGGTCTTTACTGCTACCCGTGCTTGATGGATGCCGACATTTTGATGTTCAGCGCAGACATCGTGCCGGTCGGCAAGGACCAGAAACAGCACGTGGAATTTGCCCGCGATATCGCCATCAAGTTCAACAAGCATTTTGGCGAAGACGTGTTCACCATTCCGGAACCCGTGTTCCAGGAAACCACGGGTATCATCCCGGGCCTCGATGGCCGCAAGATGAGCAAGTCCTACGACAACGTCATCGACATCTTCCTCGAAAGCAAGGCCTTGAAGAAGAAAATCGGCAAGATCGTGACGAACTCCCAGGGCATCGAAGAGCCCAAGGATCCGGATACTTGCAACGTGTTCAAGCTGTACAAGCTGTTTGCAACTCCGGAACAGACTGAGGCTTTGGCTGCCCGCTACCGCGCTGGCGGCATGGGCTGGGGCCACGCCAAGCAGGAACTCCAGAACGTTCTCGAAGAACACCTCGGCCCTGCTCGCGAAAAGTACTTCTACCTGCTCAGCCATACCGAAGAAATCGACAAGATTCTTGCCTACGGTAAGGAGAAGGCTCGAGTTAAGTCTAAAGCTATGATGGAAAAGGTTCGCAGCCTTCTTGGAACGTACTAA